The genomic segment GCAGTTGGCGTAGGAGCCCCGGATGAGACGCTCCTTACTGAGCCGCACCCCGGAGAAGAAATCGTCCTCCTCCAGGATACAGGGCCAGAACTGAAAGTTGTTGGAGCCCTGGGTATACAGGTGCCGGGGGTCCGTCTCCCGGTAATCCCGGAGGATTTCTCCCATTCGCTGGCTGCTGCCCCACAGCTCGTTGCCCAGGGACAGCATGCAGAAGGAGGGGTGGCTGCCGAAGGCACGGAGCATCCGGAAGCCTTCCTCCACCAGGTATGCCTGTTCTGTTTCATTGTACTGTTCCTCCCCGGGAGCAGCCAGGGTACCCCAGAAGGGAAGCTCCGGCTGCATGTAGATACCCAGCAGATCCGCAGCGGCAAAGGCAGCCTCCGGAGGACAGGAGGTGTGGTAGCGGTAGTGGTTGATGCCATAGGCTTTGGCGATGCTGAGCAGCCGGAGCCACTCTGCCAGATCCGTGGGGGCGGCACCGGTGAGAGGAAAGAGCATGCCATCGTGCTTGCCCCGGAGCATGATGGGTGTGCCGTTGACCTGGAACTCCATGCCCTTTGTGCTGAGGGATCTTAACCCGAACCGGATCACTGCATCACCGGGCACATCCGGCATGGACAGGTGCAGCTCATAGACCACCGGTGTATATTCGCTCCACAGCAGCGCATCCTCCCCAAGGGGGATCAGCAGGGAGAAGGTGCCTTCCGTATCAGCATCCAGATCAGTCCGGATGGGGGAGATCTCCCGGATGCAGGGATCGTCCTTGCTGAAGGCTTTGCCGGTAACCGTCAGCGACGTATGGGCAGCCCCCCGGAGCATGCCCCGCAGGGTGACGCTTTTGTGGGCTGCATCCGGATATGCCTGCAAATCCGACAGATGCACCGGAGGAAGCACCGTCAGAGAGATCTCTCCGGTGATGCCGTTCCAGTTGGTCTGGGTGTCCGGAGAGGTCATATGCCCGCCCTTGGTGGGGTAGTCCGTGTTGCTGACGCAGATGGTGATGGTGACCGGGGAGGGATCCTCCAGCGCCGGCAGCCGGTAGCAGTGGGGGGTGGTCAGACTGTCACAGCTGCCCAGTTCTGTGCCGTTGATCCACAGCCGGGTCATGCGGGTACGTTCCAGGGTCAGCAGCAGAGGCTTATGCAGATCCTCCGGGGCAGGGGTGAAGGTGGTCTGGTACCATGCCCAGCCGGAGAAGGGGTAGCACTCGGTGAGGTAGCCGGTATTCCGCGATGTATTATAGGTACCCTTTTTCGCCTGGGCAGTGGTGCCGGGCAGTGGAATGGTATCCGGCAGGACGGTGGCGAAGAATTGCTCCCGAACGCCGTTTTTGTCCGGATCCATGGCGAAGCGCCAGATGCCCGAGAGGTCATATTGCTTGTACATGGTGATAGCTCCATTCTTATAAAGTCGCATTGTCATTATATCGGATTTCCCGGTAACATGCAAGGCGATCCGGCAAAGTGGAGATAATCTGACAGCAACAGGATTTTTTCACAGATTTCTTGCATTGTTCTGCAAAGTGTGATATAATGTAGCGGTTAAGGCGGCATCCCGCAGGGTTATATATGAGGCGTTGTGCCTCAAGCAATCAGGAAGGAAGATTTAATGCGTATCAAAAAGGGTAAGCTGGCGGCACTGCTGTGCGCAGTGCTGCTTTTGCCGGGCTGTTCGTTCCAGTCCATCAACAACAGCGGTTCGGGGCTGCTTTCCCAGAGCAGTCCGTCAGATTCTCCCCAGAGCAGTGCTGAAGAAAGCCGGGAGGAGCCTACCACAGAGCCGGAGAATCGGAAGGTTCGAGTGGTGGCAGTAGGGGACAACCTGGTGCAGACCGGGGTGCTGCGGGCTGCCCAGTCCTATTCCACGGACGGTACCTATGACTTCGGCCCCTGCTACGAAAACGTGAAGCCCTACATCCAGGCAGGGGATGTATCCATCATCAACCAGGAGACGCTTATTGCCAACGATGAGTTCCCCATTACCGGCTCCAATTTTAATTTCAATTCTCCCACACAGCTGGGACAGGCGATTCTGGACGCTGGCTTCAACGTGATCACCATGAGCAACAACCATATGCTGGATAAGGGCATAGACGGGCTGATCGCCACCATGAACTACTGGGACAACATGCGGGCGAAGAATGACATTACCGTGGTGGGCGCCTACCGGGATCAGGAGGATATGGAAAATATCCGGATCCGGGAGGTCAACGGGGTGAAGATGGCGTTTGTGGCGTTTACGGAGCACACAAACGGTATCCCCATGCCAAAGAATACGGACGTGAAGATCATCCTCACCTCGGACACGGAAACCATGAAGTCCCAGATCAAAGCGGCGGACGCCATTGCAGACGTGGTGGTGGTATCCGTACACTGGGGCATTGAGGATTCCTTCGTGGTGTCCGATCAGTGCCGGGAGCTGGCGCAGGATTTTGTGGACTGGGGCGCAGACGTGATCCTGGGCAGCCACACCCACACAGCGGAGACCATGGAATACCTGACCCGGCAGGACGGCACCCAGGGCTTTGTGTTTTACTCTCTGGGCAACTTCATTTCCGCCCAGACTGACAGCTTCAATATGCTGGGAGAAATGGCGGACTTTGATATCATTGTGGATGGTCAGACCGGCGAGGTGCTGATCTCCGACGTAAAGGTGATTCCGGTGATCACCCATTACGATGACGGGAAGCTGCGGAACCTACGCCTGTATCCCTATAGTATGTATACCGAGGAGTTGGCAAACAGTCACGGACTGCCGGTGGCGCCTCTGGGTACAGCGAAGAAGTTCAATATGGACGTGCTGAACAAGTACATCCAAGACAATATTCCGGTGGAATTTCAGAAGCTGGACTGACCGTTTCGGGCAGATCAGCAGTTATGTCACAAAAATTTTACAAAAGCGGCTGCGGCAGGGAAAACTCACGCAGCCGCCTTTTCTTTTGGCGAAAAAGTATCACCCGGCGCATTGAAATTTGTGAAAGAGGTATAAAAACAGCTTGACTTTTTCCGACAGATGCCATATAATAAAAGTGTCCGAGAAAAAGCAGAGAGATGCTTTACAAGCTGTATTTTTTTTAACCCGGACAAGGGTGGACGGAATGCGGTTTTTGCCATTATACACAAGGGTTTTCGATCTCTTTTATAGAAAACCACAAAAAGCAGGCAATCTCTTGACTTTGACTTGGGAAATCCCTATAATGAATGTATGTGAAATCTTTCAATTGGGTAGGTGTACCCTGTTGACGGATTTGCGTGCTTTCGTGGGGAGAGCATACGGCTTGGTCCGGATATAAGAAAAGGAATGGTCACTTAAATTCCTTTGATTATATAAAACAAAATTCAAAAGGAGGAAAGAAGATGAAGGCGAAAAAACTGATCGCAAGCTTGCTGGCGATGTCCATGACTGCGGCAGCCGTTGGTCTTGCAGTACAGGCAGCAGACACCGTTACGATTTCAGTTGGTAACGATACGGTCGCTGCCGGTGAGACCTTTTCGGTTGACGTCAGCTTAAGCGGCATTCCGGCAACAGGCGCATGCGCCGTTGATTTTGCTGTTGAATTCGATTCTTCATTGGTAACGATCAGCGACGTGAAGACAGGCGCACTGTGCGACACGGGGGCTGCATCCGCCGAGGGGAATATCAACGCAGATCTGGCGGACACCACATTCGACTGGAATGTTGCAGATGATCTGGTTTGTCTGACATGGACCACCGGTCTGCTGGATTCCAGCTACTGGCTCAAGGACGGCGGCGTGTTTGTGACCATCACCGGTACGGTGAACGCAGACGCAGCAGCAGGCTCCAAGGCAGCATTCAACATCGTTCCGGTTGACCGTGAGGTTTTGCCGGGCAGCGGCACCAAGAATCAGGAGATTCTGGTGGGATATGTAGACGACAGCTTGGTGGATCACAACTATACAACAGCTACCAAGACCGGCTATGTAACTGTAGCAGGCGAAACAGGTGACACTCTGTATGGTGACGTAAACTGTGATGGGGAAGTAACCATTTCGGACGTTGTTATGCTGTCCCGTTATGTAGCACAGGACACGGAGCTGAACCCGGTTCCCAGTGCACAGGGTCTGAAGAATGCTGACTGTGAGAGCAACGGCAACATTGACGCTGGCGACATCACCGCCATCGCGCGCTACCTGGCTCACCTGATCGAAGCTAGTCAGCTTGGTCCGCAGGCTTAATCTGGCGCTCCTCAAAAAATGAACACGCATGTTCCTTGACCGGAACAGAAAGGAAGAGTTATGAAGAAGTTTATTTCTGCTCTGACAAGTGTGTGCATCGCTGCAACCTCACTTGTAGGCGCAACCATGACCACTGTCACAGCAGCTGGTGAATTGGAGTTCACTTTTAAGGAAAGAAGCACATCTTCCACAACCTTCAACATTTCCGCTGCTGATCTGGCAGCAGGTGATGTAACCGTAGACTGCGACGTGATTATTACAAATTATGTTCCTACCTACGGCTTTGGTCTGAAGATGGACTTTGAGAACACCGACACCAACACCATCTACGATGCAAGCACTGCAGAGAATCCCTACTTTGCATTCACCGAAAAGACCCAGTTCGACAAGACTGGTCCGTTTACTGACGTTTGGGGCGTTGAGGACGGCACATATGAACCTCAGCCTGGTCTGAGTGCAACCAAGATCGCAAACTACTCCATGATGAACTTCGTATGGCGTACTGCGGCTACACTGGACGATGACTCCACTCCGACAAACGCATACTTCATTCCGGATACTACCAACCCGCTGCTGAACATTTCGTTCACTGTCGCTTCCGACACACCGGCTGGTACATACATCCTGGACATCAAGACCGAGCCCTACACCAACACCACTGGCGGTGCAGTTTCCACCGGTCAGAGCAAGATTAACAACGTAGACGGCGAAGTCGTTCCCTTTAAGACTGTTCCGCTGACCATCGTTGTTGGTGATGCTGCAACGACTACAACCACCGCTGCAGCAACAACCACAAAGGCACCTGCAACTACAACAACCGCAGCTCCTGCTACTACCACAAAGGCTCCTACCACTACTACCAAGAGCGAGGCTCCGGTTGGCGGTGTTGTTTACGAGATCGCAACTGTAGAGGGCGAAGCTGGTNNNNNNNNNNNNNNNNNNNNNNNNNNNNNNNNNNNNNNNNNNNNNNNNNNNNNNNNNNNNNNNNNNNNNNNNNNNNNNNNNNNNNNNNNNNNNNNNNNNNNNNNNNNNNNNNNNNNNNNNNNNNNNNNNNNNNNNNNNNNNNNNNNNNNNNNNNNNNNNNNNNNNNNNNNNNNNNNNNNNNNNNNNNNNNNNNNNNNNNNNNNNNNNNNNNNNNNNNNNNNNNNNNNNNNNNNNNNNNNNNNNNNNNNNNNNNNNNNNNNNNNNNNNNNNNNNNNNNNNNNNNNNNNNNNNNNNNNNNNNNNNNNNNNNNNNNNNNNNNNNNNNNNNNNNNNNNNNNNNNNNNNNNNNNNNNNNNNNNNNNNNNNNNNNNNNNNNNNNNNNNNNNNNNNNNNNNNNNNNNNNNNNNNNNNNNNNNNNNNNNNNNNNNNNNNNNNNNNNNNNNNNNNNNNNNNNNNNNNNNNNNNNNNNNNNNNNNNNNNNNNNNNNNNNNNNNNNNNNNNNNNNNNNNNNNNNNNNNNNNNNNNNNNNNNNNNNNNNNNNNNNNNNNNNNNNNNNNNNNNNNNNNNNNNNNNNNNNNNNNNNNNNNNNNNNNNNNNNNNNNNNNNNNNNNNNNNNNNNNNNNNNNNNNNNNNNNNNNNNNNNNNNNNNNNNNNNNNNNNNNNNNNNNNNNNNNNNNNNNNNNNNNNNNNNNNNNNNNNNNNNNNNNNNNNNNNNNNNNNNNNNNNNNNNNNNNNNNNNNNNNNNNNNNNNNNNNNNNNNNNNNNNNNNNNNNNNNNNNNNGATCGTAATCCCCGGCACAGCAACCACCACAAAGGCACCTGCAACTACTACCAGTGAGGCTCCCGCAACTACCACTTCTACTCAGACCACTACCACCGCTCCGGTTGGCACGGTTCTGTACGGTGATACCAATGTTGACGGCAGAGTATCCATCGCTGACGCTGTTCTGCTGAACAAGTACCTGGCAGGCAAGGCAGAGATGACCGAACAGGGTAAGATCAATGCTGACTGCGATAAGCACAGCACTGAGCTGAACCTGGATGATACCACTATGATTCTGAAGTTCCTGGCTCAGCTGATCGAGCAGTCTGATCTGGGCGCTGAGGTAGCTTAAACAAAGCGGATCGTTCTACGCGAGGACATTAATCATTTGTGCTCGGTTCTGTGAGCCGGGCAGAAAGGAAACGTGATGAAGAAAAGAATTATTTCGGCTTTGACATCACTCGCAATGAGCGCAAGCTTTATTATCGGCACATTGCCTGCAACGGTTCAGACCTTGCAGGCAGCTGCCGCCGATATTACTTACACCATTGCAGATGTTGAGGGCGAAGCTGGTGCGGATGTTGATGTTCCGATCACCATCAAGGGCGATACTGGTACTGCCGGCATGGTTCTTGAGTTGAGTGCGGACTCCAGACTGAAGCTCAAGCGGCGTTTGAACGGTAACGCATATGAAGGTGCTCCTACCTGGAATGCAAGTACGTTCACGTTTGTTTGGAATGCTGGCGACGGTCGTAATCTGGTAGCGGCAGATGGTGCAGTTCTGACCACTCTGCGGTTTACCGTTCCGGCGGATGCACAGCCCGGCGATACCTATCCTATTTCCTTCCGAGGAAGCGAGTCCAAGGTCATTGACCAGGACGGCAATGCGCATAATGTTACCTATGTAGATGGTTCCATCACTATTCCCGGTGGGGCAACTACTACAACGGCTGCTGCCACTACCGCAGCTCCCACAACCACAACCAAGGCGGCTGCAGCTACTACCACTCAGAAGGTAGTTTCAGCANNNNNNNNNNNNNNNNNNNNNNNNNNNNNNNNNNNNNNNNNNNNNNNNNNNNNNNNNNNNNNNNNNNNNNNNNNNNNNNNNNNNNNNNNNNNNNNNNNNNNNNNNNNNNNNNNNNNNNNNNNNNNNNNNNNNNNNNNNNNNNNNNNNNNNNNNNNNNNNNNNNNNNNNNNNNNNNNNNNNNNNNNNNNNNNNNNNNNNNNNNNNNNNNNNNNNNNNNNNNNNNNNNNNNNNNNNNNNNNNNNNNNNNNNNNNNNNNNNNNNNNNNNNNNNNNNNNNNNNNNNNNNNNNNNNNNNNNNNNNNNNNNNNNNNNNNNNNNNNNNNNNNNNNNNNNNNNNNNNNNNNNNNNNNNNNNNNNNNNNNNNNNNNNNNNNNNNNNNNNNNNNNNNNNNNNNNNNNNNNNNNNNNNNNNNNNNNNNNNNNNNNNNNNNNNNNNNNNNNNNNNNNNNNNNNNNNNNNNNNNNNNNNNNNNNNNNNNNNNNNNNNNNNNNNNNNNNNNNNNNNNNNNNNNNNNNNNNNNNNNNNNNNNNNNNNNNNNNNNNNNNNNNNNNNNNNNNNNNNNNNNNNNNNNNNNNNNNNNNNNNNNNNNNNNNNNNNNNNNNNNNNNNNNNNNNNNNNNNNNNNNNNNNNNNNNNNNNNNNNNNNNNNNNNNNNNNNNNNNNNNNNNNNNNNNNNNNNNNNNNNNNNNNNNNNNNNNNNNNNNNNNNNNNNNNNNNNNNNNNNNNNNNNNNNNNNNNNNNNNNNNNNNNNNNNNNNNNNNNNNNNNNNNNNNNNNNNNNNNNNNNNNNNNNNNNNNNNNNNNNNNNNNNNNNNNNNNNNNNNNNNNNNNNNNNNNNNNNNNNNNNNNNNNNNNNNNNNNNNNNNNNNNNNNNNNNNNNNNNNNNNNNNNNNNNNNNNNNNNNNNNNNNNNNNNNNNNNNNNNNNNNNNNNNNNNNNNNNNNNNNNNNNNNNNNNNNNNNNNNNNNNNNNNNNNNNNNNNNNNNNNNNNNNNNNNNNNNNNNNNNNNNNNNNNNNNNNNNNNNNNNNNNNNNNNNNNNNNNNNNNNNNNNNNNNNNNNNNNNNNNNNNNNNNNNNNNNNNNNNNNNNNNNNNNNNNNNNNNNNNNNNNNNNNNNNNNNNNNNNNNNNNNNNNNNNNNNNNNNNNNNNNNNNNNNNNNNNNNNNNNNNNNNNNNNNNNNNNNNNNNNNNNNNNNNNNNNNNNNNNNNNNNNNNNNNNNNNNNNNNNNNNNNNNNNNNNNNNNNNNNNNNNNNNNNNNNNNNNNNNNNNNNNNNNNNNNNNNNNNNNNNNNNNNNNNNNNNNNNNNNNNNNNNNNNNNNNNNNNNNNNNNNNNNNNNNNNNNNNNNNNNNNNNNNNNNNNNNNNNNNNNNNNNNNNNNNNNNNNNNNNNNNNNNNNNNNNNNNNNNNNNNNNNNNNNNNNNNNNNNNNNNNNNNNNNNNNNNNNNNNNNNNNNNNNNNNNNNNNNNNNNNNNNNNNNNNNNNNNNNNNNNNNNNNNNNNNNNNNNNNNNNNNNNNNNNNNNNNNNNNNNNNNNNNNNNNNNNNNNNNNNNNNNNNNNNNNNNNNNNNNNNNNNNNNNNNNNNNNNNNNNNNNNNNNNNNNNNNNNNNNNNNNNNNNNNNNNNNNNNNNNNNNNTAACATCGATGTTGTTACTGTAGATGGCGCAATCATTATCCCGGATGTAACCACTACAACCACTGAGGAAGTAACCACTACAACCACTGCGGCAGCTACTACTACCACAGCAGCTGAGACCACCACAACCACTGCGGCAGCTACTACTACCACAGCGGTAGCGACTACTACAACCACCGCAGCAGCAACCACAACCTCTGCTCCGGCTGCTACAACAACTGCAGCACCGGTAAGCACCACACTGCCGGATGCAGGTGCAGTAACCTATGTTGTACCTACCGTAACCGCAGCAGCAGGTGACGAGGTAAGCATGCCTGTACAGGTACTGGGTGATCCCGGCACAGCAGGCGTTGTAATCGATCTGGAATCTGACGCAAGACTGGGTTACGTTGGCTATACAGCAGGCGTATACGCAGGCGGTCAGTGGAACCAGGCAAAGCTGATCTACTCCTGGTCCAGCGGAGAGGGCGAGAACGTAACAGCTGACAATGAGGCTGCAATGTTCAATGTCACCTTCAAGGTACCGGATGATGCAAAGCCCGGCGATGTATTCCCGATCACCTTCGAGAGTGCAGAGGCAGTAGACACCTTCGGTTCCAACATCGATGTTGTTACTGTAGACGGTGCAATCATTATCCCGGATGTAACCACTACAACCACAGCGGCTGAGACTACCACAACTACTGCGGCAGCTACTACTACCACAGCAGCTGAGACCACTACAACTACTGCGGCAGCTACCACTACCACAGCAGCTGAGACTACTACAACCACTGAGGAAGTAACCACTACTACCACAGCGGCTGAGACTACTACAACCACTGAGGAAGTAACCACTACTACCACAGCGGCTGAGACTACTACAACCACTGAGGAAGTAACCACTACTACTACAGCGGCTGAGACTACCACAACTACTGCGGCAACAACTACAACCACTGCTCCGGCAACCACTACTACCACGGCTGAATCCACTACCGTTACAACCGGTCGTGTGAACTATCAGATTGCTGAAGTAGAGGCACAGCCTGGTGAGAAGGTTCCGGTACCGGTTTATGTAATCAATGATACTGGTACACTGGGTCTGACCGTTCAGTTCACTGCTGACAGCAGACTGAAGTACCAGTCCAACAAGGCCGGAGATGCATACACCGGTATGCCGGTTTGGAACGCAGCATCCTTTACCCTGAACTGGAATTTGGATGCAGCTGAAACCGCAAAGAGCGGTGCTGTTCTGACCACTCTGACCTATAAGGTTCCGGATGATGCACAGCCCGGCGACAGATTCCCGGTAGAGTTCGTAGTGGAAAACTGCAGCACTGTTGACGAAAACGGCAACGCACTGACAGTTGGATACTTCAACGGCGCAATCTACATTCCGGATCCGGACGCTACCACAACCTCTACCACTGAGGCACCGGTAACAACCACAACAACCACAACAACCCCTGAAGCAGTTACTACAACTGCTCCTGTTACCACTACCTCCGAGACCATTTCTACTACAATGACAACCGGACGTGTAAACTACCAGATCGCTGAAGTAGAGGCTCAGCCCGGCGAGAAGGTTCCGGTACCGGTTTACGTAGTAAATGACACAGGCACACTGGGTCTGACCGTTCAGTTCACTGCTGACAGCAGACTGAAGTACCAGTCCAATGCAGCGGGCAATGCATACACCGGCATGCCGGTATGGGATGCAGCAAGCTACACGCTGAATTGGAGTCTGGATACAGCTGAAACCGCAAAGAGCGGTGCGGTGCTGACCACCCTGACTTATAAGGTTCCGGATGATGCACAGCCCGGCGACAGATTCCCGGTAGAGTTCGTAGTGGAAAACTGCAGCACTGTTGACGAAAACGGCAACGCACTGACTGTTGGATACTTCAACGGCGCAATCTACATTCCGGATCCGGATGCTACCACAACCTCTACCACTGAGGCTCTGGTAACAACCACAACCACAACCACCACTACTGCGGCAGAGACCACTGTAACAAGCAGTGAAGTAACCACAGTTTCTACCACAGAAACTACTGTAACAAGCAGTGAGGCGAGCGGCTCTG from the Ruminococcus champanellensis 18P13 = JCM 17042 genome contains:
- a CDS encoding CapA family protein, whose product is MRIKKGKLAALLCAVLLLPGCSFQSINNSGSGLLSQSSPSDSPQSSAEESREEPTTEPENRKVRVVAVGDNLVQTGVLRAAQSYSTDGTYDFGPCYENVKPYIQAGDVSIINQETLIANDEFPITGSNFNFNSPTQLGQAILDAGFNVITMSNNHMLDKGIDGLIATMNYWDNMRAKNDITVVGAYRDQEDMENIRIREVNGVKMAFVAFTEHTNGIPMPKNTDVKIILTSDTETMKSQIKAADAIADVVVVSVHWGIEDSFVVSDQCRELAQDFVDWGADVILGSHTHTAETMEYLTRQDGTQGFVFYSLGNFISAQTDSFNMLGEMADFDIIVDGQTGEVLISDVKVIPVITHYDDGKLRNLRLYPYSMYTEELANSHGLPVAPLGTAKKFNMDVLNKYIQDNIPVEFQKLD
- a CDS encoding cohesin domain-containing protein, coding for MKAKKLIASLLAMSMTAAAVGLAVQAADTVTISVGNDTVAAGETFSVDVSLSGIPATGACAVDFAVEFDSSLVTISDVKTGALCDTGAASAEGNINADLADTTFDWNVADDLVCLTWTTGLLDSSYWLKDGGVFVTITGTVNADAAAGSKAAFNIVPVDREVLPGSGTKNQEILVGYVDDSLVDHNYTTATKTGYVTVAGETGDTLYGDVNCDGEVTISDVVMLSRYVAQDTELNPVPSAQGLKNADCESNGNIDAGDITAIARYLAHLIEASQLGPQA
- a CDS encoding dockerin type I repeat-containing protein; this translates as IVIPGTATTTKAPATTTSEAPATTTSTQTTTTAPVGTVLYGDTNVDGRVSIADAVLLNKYLAGKAEMTEQGKINADCDKHSTELNLDDTTMILKFLAQLIEQSDLGAEVA
- a CDS encoding cohesin domain-containing protein; this translates as MKKRIISALTSLAMSASFIIGTLPATVQTLQAAAADITYTIADVEGEAGADVDVPITIKGDTGTAGMVLELSADSRLKLKRRLNGNAYEGAPTWNASTFTFVWNAGDGRNLVAADGAVLTTLRFTVPADAQPGDTYPISFRGSESKVIDQDGNAHNVTYVDGSITIPGGATTTTAAATTAAPTTTTKAAAATTTQKVVSA
- a CDS encoding cohesin domain-containing protein, with product NIDVVTVDGAIIIPDVTTTTTEEVTTTTTAAATTTTAAETTTTTAAATTTTAVATTTTTAAATTTSAPAATTTAAPVSTTLPDAGAVTYVVPTVTAAAGDEVSMPVQVLGDPGTAGVVIDLESDARLGYVGYTAGVYAGGQWNQAKLIYSWSSGEGENVTADNEAAMFNVTFKVPDDAKPGDVFPITFESAEAVDTFGSNIDVVTVDGAIIIPDVTTTTTAAETTTTTAAATTTTAAETTTTTAAATTTTAAETTTTTEEVTTTTTAAETTTTTEEVTTTTTAAETTTTTEEVTTTTTAAETTTTTAATTTTTAPATTTTTAESTTVTTGRVNYQIAEVEAQPGEKVPVPVYVINDTGTLGLTVQFTADSRLKYQSNKAGDAYTGMPVWNAASFTLNWNLDAAETAKSGAVLTTLTYKVPDDAQPGDRFPVEFVVENCSTVDENGNALTVGYFNGAIYIPDPDATTTSTTEAPVTTTTTTTTPEAVTTTAPVTTTSETISTTMTTGRVNYQIAEVEAQPGEKVPVPVYVVNDTGTLGLTVQFTADSRLKYQSNAAGNAYTGMPVWDAASYTLNWSLDTAETAKSGAVLTTLTYKVPDDAQPGDRFPVEFVVENCSTVDENGNALTVGYFNGAIYIPDPDATTTSTTEALVTTTTTTTTTAAETTVTSSEVTTVSTTETTVTSSEASGSETTTETSVSQSFSFTEPTRVCYWSHDNRPFDLEGLKVILQETIFIIHEDGTVVEAEEQPAAVDITEQCMTIFCNDKQVATPEDTYETQIYKYMLEFAYEGNPDVIVGTHQVLIGVKGDTNLSGDVTVADAVEILMYRADMMANPNNPTYVFNEDPDLHKLGYFLGNVDCIKEGDDLNVADAVNILMFRAEVLANGSATWEQIVGYDLIDPSDESTFRTIEKL